In the genome of Magnolia sinica isolate HGM2019 chromosome 2, MsV1, whole genome shotgun sequence, one region contains:
- the LOC131234000 gene encoding 7-deoxyloganetin glucosyltransferase-like has protein sequence MNPLRAEKPHAVFVPYPAQGHIKPLLKLAKLFHFRGFHITYVHTEYNYRRLLRSRGPDSVKGLDDFRFETITDGLPPSDHDGTQDIAALCISTRTHCVVPFRKLIRKLNNDSSVPPVSCIIADGFMTFTLQVAEELGILELVFWTMSACGAMTYLYFRELIQKGYTPLKDESYLTNGYLDAHIDWIPGMKDIRLRDFPSFVRTTDRDDIMVSIEGEEAENAHKAWGVILNTFDDFECEVIEALRHMFPRLYTVGSLSMLVNQIPQNGLVSIESSLWKEDPECLKWLDTRQAGSVLYVNFGSITVMTAHQLTEFAWGLANSKLPFLWIIRPDLLNDDSTIMPLDFIEETKRRCLIASWCPQEQVLAHPSVGGFLMHCGWNSTLESVCSGLPLICWPFFSEQFTNCRYACKEWGIGIEIDNNVKRVEVENLVRELMDGEKGMQMRNKAIMWKECAIKATKQGGSSYINLDRMIRDVLQECCQCG, from the exons ATGAATCCTTTAAGGGCAGAGAAGCCTCACGCAGTGTTCGTTCCATATCCCGCTCAGGGCCATATAAAACCTCTCCTAAAACTAGCCAAACTCTTCCATTTTAGGGGCTTCCATATCACCTATGTCCATACCGAGTACAACTACCGACGCCTACTTAGGTCCAGAGGCCCAGATTCTGTGAAGGGGTTAGATGATTTCCGATTCGAAACAATAACCGATGGACTACCACCGTCCGATCATGATGGGACACAAGATATTGCAGCACTCTGCATCTCGACAAGGACCCACTGTGTTGTACCGTTTCGGAAACTGATAAGGAAGCTCAACAACGACTCATCCGTGCCACCCGTGTCTTGCATAATAGCAGATGGATTCATGACCTTTACTCTACAGGTTGCGGAGGAACTAGGGATCTTGGAGTTGGTGTTTTGGACCATGAGCGCTTGTGGTGCTATGACCTACCTTTATTTCAGAGAGCTCATCCAAAAAGGCTACACGCCTCTCAAAG ATGAGAGTTACTTAACTAATGGATATCTCGACGCTCACATCGATTGGATACCAGGTATGAAGGATATCCGTTTAAGAGATTTCCCAAGTTTCGTGAGGACCACTGATCGTGATGATATCATGGTCAGTATCGAGGGCGAGGAAGCTGAAAATGCACACAAAGCTTGGGGTGTAATTCTCAACACATTTGATGACTTTGAGTGCGAAGTCATCGAAGCATTGAGACACATGTTTCCTCGGTTATACACCGTAGGTTCTCTTTCAATGCTCGTGAATCAAATTCCTCAAAATGGGTTGGTGTCGATTGAATCAAGCCTATGGAAAGAAGACCCCGAGTGTTTAAAATGGCTGGACACAAGACAAGCTGGTTCGGTTCTTTATGTGAACTTCGGTAGTATCACGGTCATGACGGCCCACCAGCTGACAGAGTTCGCATGGGGACTTGCAAATAGCAAGCTTCCATTCTTATGGATCATTCGGCCTGATCTCTTGAATGATGACTCAACAATCATGCCTTTGGATTTCATCGAGGAGACCAAAAGAAGGTGTTTGATTGCTAGTTGGTGCCCACAGGAGCAAGTTCTGGCCCACCCTTCTGTTGGTGGATTTCTAATGCATTGCGGTTGGAATTCGACTTTAGAGAGTGTATGCAGTGGACTGCCCTTGATCTGTTGGCCTTTCTTCTCTGAACAGTTTACGAATTGTCGGTATGCTTGCAAGGAATGGGGAATTGGAATAGAGATTGATAACAATGTGAAGAGAGTGGAAGTTGAGAACCTTGTGAGAGAATTGATGGATGGAGAGAAAGGAATGCAGATGAGGAATAAAGCCATAATGTGGAAAGAATGTGCAATTAAAGCTACAAAACAAGGGGGATCTTCTTACATTAATCTGGATAGAATGATCAGAGACGTTCTTCAAGAGTGTTGTCAATGTGGATGA